The following proteins are co-located in the Chryseobacterium daecheongense genome:
- a CDS encoding fumarate hydratase has protein sequence MEFRYQDPYPIQKDDTVYKKLTSDYVKVEQLGEREILTVDPKGLELLAEEAMADVSFMLRSSHLESLRRIIDDPEATDNDRFVAYNLLQNAAVAVEGALPSCQDTGTAIVMGKKGENVYTGVDDGEYLSKGIYNTYQKRNLRYSQIIPLNMFDEKNSGSNLPAQIDLYTKKGNSYEFLFLTKGGGSANKTFLYQKTKSLLNEKSLEEFIKERISDLGTAACPPYHLALVIGGTSAEANLAAVKKASAKYYDNLPTSGNEGGQAFRDLEWEAKVQKICQESAIGAQFGGKYLTHDVRVIRLPRHAASCPVGMGVSCSADRNIKGKITKEGIFLEQLEENPKRFLPETAPHLEEAVEIDLNKPMPEILAELSKYPIKTRLKLNGTLIVARDIAHAKIKELIDSGKPMPEYFKNHPIYYAGPAKTPEGMPSGSFGPTTAGRMDVYVDEFQKNGGSMIMLAKGNRSKDVTDACKKYGGFYLGSIGGPAAILAKDNILSVDVVDFPELGMEAVRKIEIKDFPAFIITDDKGNDFFADLAH, from the coding sequence ATGGAATTTAGATATCAGGATCCGTATCCGATTCAGAAAGATGATACGGTTTACAAGAAGCTTACATCAGACTATGTGAAAGTAGAACAACTTGGGGAAAGAGAGATTTTAACAGTGGATCCTAAAGGATTGGAGTTATTGGCTGAAGAGGCAATGGCTGATGTTTCTTTTATGCTTCGTTCTTCTCATCTTGAAAGCCTTAGAAGAATTATTGATGATCCTGAAGCTACTGATAACGATCGTTTTGTGGCGTACAACTTATTACAGAATGCTGCCGTTGCCGTAGAAGGAGCCCTTCCTTCCTGCCAGGATACCGGAACTGCTATTGTAATGGGGAAAAAAGGAGAAAATGTGTATACAGGAGTAGATGACGGGGAGTATTTAAGTAAAGGAATATATAATACATATCAGAAGAGAAATCTGAGATATTCACAAATCATTCCTTTGAATATGTTTGACGAGAAGAATTCGGGGTCAAATTTACCTGCCCAAATCGATTTATATACCAAAAAGGGAAACTCTTATGAGTTTTTATTTTTAACAAAAGGGGGTGGTTCAGCAAATAAGACCTTCTTATATCAAAAGACCAAATCTTTACTTAATGAAAAATCTCTTGAAGAGTTTATTAAGGAGAGAATTTCAGATCTTGGAACCGCTGCATGTCCACCTTACCACCTTGCTTTGGTCATTGGAGGAACATCTGCGGAAGCTAACCTGGCAGCAGTGAAAAAAGCTTCAGCTAAATATTACGATAATCTTCCTACTTCCGGAAATGAAGGCGGACAGGCATTCAGAGATCTTGAATGGGAAGCTAAGGTTCAGAAGATTTGTCAGGAAAGTGCAATTGGGGCTCAGTTTGGAGGAAAATACCTAACACATGATGTAAGGGTGATCAGACTTCCTCGTCACGCAGCTTCTTGTCCTGTAGGAATGGGAGTTTCATGTTCAGCAGACAGAAACATTAAAGGTAAAATTACCAAAGAGGGTATCTTCCTTGAACAACTGGAAGAAAATCCTAAAAGATTTTTGCCTGAAACAGCGCCCCACCTGGAAGAGGCCGTTGAGATCGATCTGAATAAGCCAATGCCGGAAATTCTGGCTGAGCTTTCGAAGTATCCGATCAAAACCCGATTAAAGCTAAACGGAACTTTAATTGTGGCAAGAGATATTGCCCATGCGAAAATTAAAGAATTGATCGACAGTGGAAAACCGATGCCTGAATATTTTAAAAATCATCCTATATATTATGCAGGACCGGCAAAGACCCCAGAAGGGATGCCTTCCGGAAGTTTTGGCCCAACAACAGCCGGAAGAATGGATGTATATGTAGATGAATTCCAAAAAAACGGAGGAAGCATGATTATGCTGGCCAAAGGAAACCGCAGTAAGGATGTAACAGATGCTTGTAAAAAGTACGGAGGTTTCTATCTCGGTTCTATCGGAGGTCCTGCGGCTATCCTTGCCAAAGACAATATTCTTTCGGTAGATGTAGTTGATTTCCCGGAATTAGGAATGGAAGCGGTAAGAAAAATAGAGATCAAAGACTTCCCGGCGTTTATCATTACAGATGATAAAGGGAATGATTTCTTTGCAGATCTTGCGCATTAA
- the fumC gene encoding class II fumarate hydratase — protein MNYRIEKDTMGEVQVPADKFWGAQTERSRNNFKIGPEGSMPHEIIEAFAYLKKAAAYANTDLGVLPAEKRDMIAKVCDEILEGKLNDQFPLVIWQTGSGTQSNMNINEVVSNRAHVNNGGTLGDKSEIHPNDDVNKSQSSNDTYPTAMHIAAYKKVVEVTIPAVEKLKNTLAEKAKAFKDVVKIGRTHLMDATPLTLGQEFSGYVAQLEFGLRALRNTLPHLSELALGGTAVGTGLNTPKGYDVAVAGYIAKFTNHPFITAENKFEALAAHDAIVESHGALKQLAVSLFKIAQDVRLLASGPRSGIGEIHIPENEPGSSIMPGKVNPTQNEALTMVCSQVLGNDTTISFAGTQGNYELNVFKPVMAYNFLQSAQLIADACISFNDHCAVGIEPNYERIKELVDKSLMLVTALNTHIGYENAAKIAKTAHKNGTTLKEEAVNLGLLTAEQFDEWVKPEDMVGSLK, from the coding sequence ATGAATTACAGAATAGAAAAAGACACCATGGGTGAAGTGCAGGTACCTGCTGATAAATTCTGGGGAGCGCAAACCGAGCGATCCAGAAACAATTTCAAGATCGGACCGGAAGGTTCAATGCCTCATGAAATTATTGAAGCTTTTGCTTATCTGAAAAAGGCAGCCGCTTATGCCAACACCGATCTGGGAGTTCTTCCTGCTGAAAAGAGAGATATGATCGCAAAGGTTTGTGATGAGATTCTGGAAGGAAAGCTCAATGATCAGTTTCCATTGGTTATCTGGCAAACAGGCTCCGGAACACAATCGAATATGAATATCAATGAAGTAGTATCAAATAGGGCTCATGTTAATAATGGCGGAACACTTGGTGATAAATCTGAAATTCATCCGAATGACGATGTGAACAAGTCTCAATCTTCCAATGATACCTATCCTACCGCAATGCATATTGCTGCCTATAAAAAAGTAGTTGAAGTAACCATTCCTGCGGTTGAAAAACTAAAAAATACGTTAGCCGAAAAAGCTAAAGCTTTTAAAGATGTCGTAAAAATCGGAAGAACCCATTTAATGGACGCTACTCCCCTTACTCTTGGACAGGAGTTCTCAGGCTATGTCGCTCAACTGGAATTCGGTCTCAGAGCATTACGAAATACTCTTCCGCATCTTTCTGAATTAGCTTTAGGAGGAACTGCAGTAGGAACAGGCCTTAACACGCCAAAAGGTTATGATGTAGCTGTAGCAGGATATATCGCAAAGTTTACCAATCATCCTTTTATAACTGCGGAAAACAAATTCGAGGCACTTGCGGCCCATGATGCCATCGTGGAATCCCATGGAGCCTTAAAACAATTGGCCGTATCACTATTTAAGATCGCCCAGGATGTAAGATTATTAGCTTCGGGACCGCGTTCCGGGATTGGGGAAATTCATATTCCTGAAAACGAACCGGGATCATCTATCATGCCCGGAAAGGTAAACCCTACCCAAAATGAAGCTTTAACTATGGTTTGTTCGCAGGTTTTAGGAAATGACACTACCATCTCCTTCGCCGGGACCCAGGGAAATTACGAACTGAACGTTTTCAAGCCTGTTATGGCGTATAATTTTCTTCAGTCAGCTCAGTTAATTGCTGATGCATGCATTTCATTTAACGACCACTGCGCCGTTGGAATTGAACCTAATTATGAGAGAATTAAAGAGCTTGTTGATAAATCTTTAATGTTGGTAACTGCTTTAAATACCCATATTGGTTATGAAAATGCAGCTAAAATTGCAAAAACAGCCCATAAAAACGGAACAACATTAAAAGAAGAAGCCGTTAATCTAGGACTTTTAACCGCTGAACAATTTGATGAGTGGGTAAAACCGGAAGACATGGTCGGAAGCTTAAAGTAA
- a CDS encoding outer membrane beta-barrel protein: protein MIKKFILIGFVCLFSATAYAQKKPTFNLPSKEESDVSPMVKEKVEEYATEINTIIQEEKKLMEAELLDLQSKGLEKNEFNKQKADIADRFSEKIDQRIRDLGFDLDMVIQKQVRYSLLNTDVTSKEELRAKLLKKFRPTRSLDGYFSYGVMTLTNNLSDNDLDKHMGYSNNLEFGFKFNYQFSRTSPWGLISGVGFSWRTLRLDDNMIFAKDANSNVYLQKYQGSIDKSKLRTGYIMIPLGLQYNFSKLKSAGMDIQYRDYNKGFKVGANVYGGIKMSSNNIFKGDGFDSRDRANYQVNPFVYGGQVTLSYNDFSIFVKKDFSNFFKDDTFKNDKALIFGVALWW from the coding sequence ATGATCAAGAAATTTATCCTGATAGGATTCGTGTGCCTTTTTTCAGCCACAGCATATGCACAGAAAAAACCTACGTTTAATCTTCCTTCAAAAGAAGAATCCGATGTGAGTCCTATGGTCAAGGAAAAAGTAGAAGAATATGCTACAGAGATTAATACAATTATTCAGGAGGAGAAAAAACTTATGGAAGCTGAGCTTTTAGATCTTCAGAGCAAAGGACTCGAAAAGAATGAGTTTAATAAGCAGAAAGCAGACATTGCAGATCGCTTTTCAGAAAAAATTGACCAAAGGATACGGGATTTGGGTTTTGACCTCGATATGGTGATTCAGAAACAGGTGAGGTATTCACTTCTCAATACTGATGTTACTTCCAAGGAAGAACTAAGGGCGAAGCTTTTGAAGAAGTTCAGGCCGACAAGAAGTTTAGATGGTTATTTCTCTTATGGAGTAATGACGCTTACAAATAATTTGTCCGATAATGACCTCGATAAGCATATGGGATATTCCAATAATCTGGAATTTGGCTTTAAATTTAACTATCAATTTAGCAGAACCAGTCCATGGGGGCTTATTTCCGGTGTTGGATTTTCCTGGAGAACACTGCGTTTGGATGATAATATGATTTTTGCAAAGGATGCCAATTCGAATGTCTATTTGCAGAAATATCAGGGAAGTATAGATAAAAGTAAGTTGAGAACGGGCTATATCATGATTCCTCTGGGGTTGCAGTATAATTTTTCAAAACTTAAAAGTGCAGGAATGGATATTCAGTACAGAGACTATAATAAGGGATTCAAGGTTGGAGCTAATGTGTATGGAGGGATAAAAATGTCGAGTAATAATATCTTCAAAGGAGACGGATTCGACTCGAGAGACCGTGCGAATTACCAGGTCAATCCTTTCGTATATGGTGGTCAGGTTACACTTTCCTATAACGATTTCAGTATTTTTGTAAAGAAGGATTTCAGCAATTTCTTTAAAGATGATACTTTTAAAAATGATAAAGCACTGATTTTTGGAGTAGCCCTTTGGTGGTAA
- a CDS encoding RNA polymerase sigma factor → MKLLFGNKKEDLLSRLKKQDAAAQKFFYDQNVKKFLSVSKSYVSDLYQAEDCLIRAFCKIFQHIESFRGEGNLEGWARRIVVNECLNFIKSRKTVFYLDEINQSFMDESNEEELVFDFNAQELLDQLPDAYKMVFNLYVLEGYSHQEIADTLQISVAMSKTQLFRAKERLRKIYFQQQKTLKNEHY, encoded by the coding sequence ATGAAACTTTTGTTTGGAAATAAAAAAGAGGATTTGCTTAGCCGCCTGAAAAAACAGGATGCGGCTGCCCAGAAATTCTTTTATGATCAAAATGTAAAAAAATTTCTAAGTGTAAGCAAAAGCTACGTCAGTGATCTGTATCAGGCAGAAGATTGCCTTATCAGAGCATTTTGCAAGATTTTTCAACATATTGAAAGTTTCAGAGGAGAAGGTAACCTTGAGGGATGGGCAAGAAGAATTGTTGTTAATGAATGTTTAAACTTTATCAAAAGCCGTAAAACCGTTTTTTACCTCGATGAAATCAACCAATCTTTCATGGATGAAAGCAATGAAGAGGAGCTAGTATTTGATTTTAATGCCCAGGAGCTCTTGGATCAGTTGCCGGATGCATATAAAATGGTTTTTAACCTTTATGTTTTGGAAGGATACTCTCATCAGGAGATTGCCGATACACTACAGATCTCCGTAGCCATGAGCAAGACGCAATTATTCAGAGCAAAAGAGAGATTAAGAAAAATTTACTTTCAACAACAAAAAACACTAAAAAATGAACACTATTAA
- a CDS encoding Dyp-type peroxidase, protein MNQESQNVTDYPNSNTIFMVWKLHEGPQLKKIFQQLCALVLNLNNSVFNRFPDSRASCIMAIGYEAWKKLDLPTPLPKELANFEEIKGVKHTAVATSGDLHFHLRADNKSICFDMAIEISKLLSSVAESILEIHGFKYWDARSILGFVDGTENPHGEDRDYFAKVGDEDLAYKGGSYLFVQKYLHNMDAWKGLSTDEQEKVIGRSKENDIEMSDSVKPSNSHIALANIEGENGEELKIVRDNMPFGNPSTNEFGTYFIAYASTFTTVKKMLTNMFIGDPAGNYDRILDFSTAKTGTLFFAPTRDMLDAFSG, encoded by the coding sequence ATGAATCAAGAGTCTCAGAACGTTACTGATTATCCTAACAGTAACACTATTTTTATGGTGTGGAAGCTACATGAGGGTCCTCAATTGAAAAAAATATTTCAGCAACTATGCGCTTTGGTTTTAAATCTTAACAATTCTGTTTTCAACAGATTTCCGGATAGCAGAGCAAGCTGTATTATGGCGATTGGATATGAAGCATGGAAAAAACTGGATCTCCCAACACCACTTCCTAAAGAATTAGCCAATTTCGAAGAAATAAAAGGGGTAAAGCATACTGCTGTCGCTACTTCCGGCGACCTGCATTTTCACTTAAGGGCAGACAATAAAAGTATTTGCTTTGATATGGCCATTGAGATATCAAAATTATTAAGCTCCGTTGCTGAAAGTATATTGGAAATTCATGGATTTAAATATTGGGATGCCAGGTCAATTTTAGGGTTTGTAGATGGAACCGAAAATCCGCACGGAGAAGACCGCGATTATTTTGCAAAAGTAGGAGACGAAGATTTAGCCTACAAGGGGGGAAGCTATCTTTTTGTTCAGAAGTACCTTCACAATATGGATGCATGGAAAGGACTTTCGACTGACGAACAGGAAAAAGTGATCGGAAGGTCAAAGGAAAATGACATTGAGATGTCTGATTCCGTAAAACCATCTAATTCCCACATTGCTTTAGCCAATATTGAAGGTGAAAATGGTGAAGAATTAAAAATCGTTAGAGATAACATGCCATTTGGGAATCCATCAACCAATGAATTCGGAACTTATTTTATCGCATATGCAAGCACCTTTACAACAGTGAAAAAAATGCTTACCAACATGTTTATTGGCGATCCGGCAGGGAATTATGACAGGATTTTAGATTTTAGCACTGCTAAAACAGGGACATTATTCTTTGCTCCAACCCGAGATATGCTGGACGCTTTTTCGGGATAA
- a CDS encoding ABC transporter ATP-binding protein, which translates to MITIHNLSKTYGTATVLNIENLEIPQGETFGLVGNNGAGKTTLFSLMLDLIQPTTGFVSIDGIKVNESEAWKSKVSAFVDDTFLIGYLTPEEYFYFIGELRGQNKASVDEFLKPFYDLFNGEILNSGKYVRDLSKGNQKKVGIVGAIIGSPEIIILDEPFANLDPSTQIKLKNLIKELSKQEGVTFLISSHDLSHTTEVCNRIVVVNKGKMVKDIQTNPETLRDLEQYFADQVSL; encoded by the coding sequence ATGATCACAATACATAATTTATCCAAAACATACGGTACAGCTACTGTTCTAAACATTGAAAACCTTGAAATCCCTCAGGGAGAAACTTTTGGGCTGGTTGGAAATAATGGTGCAGGGAAAACGACACTCTTCAGTCTGATGCTGGATCTTATTCAGCCGACAACAGGCTTTGTGAGCATTGATGGTATCAAAGTAAACGAATCTGAAGCATGGAAAAGTAAAGTTTCTGCGTTTGTAGATGATACGTTTTTAATAGGCTATCTAACACCCGAAGAGTACTTCTATTTTATCGGTGAACTGCGCGGGCAAAACAAAGCCTCTGTAGATGAGTTTTTAAAACCGTTTTATGATTTGTTTAATGGAGAAATCCTTAACTCCGGTAAATATGTCCGGGATCTGTCAAAGGGTAATCAGAAAAAAGTGGGAATTGTGGGAGCGATTATCGGAAGTCCGGAGATCATTATTTTGGATGAACCATTTGCCAACCTGGATCCTTCAACCCAAATAAAGCTTAAAAACCTGATCAAAGAACTCTCCAAGCAAGAAGGAGTTACTTTTTTGATATCCAGTCACGATTTATCGCATACAACCGAAGTGTGCAACAGGATTGTGGTGGTTAATAAAGGAAAGATGGTTAAAGACATTCAGACTAATCCGGAGACGCTGCGTGATCTTGAGCAGTACTTTGCGGATCAGGTTTCCCTATAA
- a CDS encoding DUF5687 family protein yields MFLKFLRLEIKSFFRGTSVGINMAMKILRFMGILYFMACLAGGAFAAFFYVQEELHQDPLKIVSRFLIIGWIIDLAAKYIWQEMPTQNIKPFLTLNISKKTLVNYMLVKTFLSAFSWFNSLFLITFSLIALFNGYGFLEIFGWFIGVSSLFYLNNFINIFFNDKEKVAIAVAIVFGAFALLNYYQIIPVLSYSETVFYSFYEKPYYAVIAFVLFLVLWWLCFNHIRREFYLDQGLEAKKTIGKTENIAFLNKYGVLGTFINNDVKMLRRNKVTKGILLGSFFFVFYGLLMLVSPVYKTPAMMMFMGLFVTGGFQFLFGQRVPAFDSSYYPLMMTLNVPYKEYLKAKWWLMNIITSLSMVLAAFYVYFGWEIYITFLAAGLYNMGVNSQFTLWSGAFNKTQIDLNSKEKRIGQKNSFNLKAMLLLIPKMLLPMAVFAISKYSFGITGGVISIAVLGVIGFLFREKIFDIIVRHYKREKYSTLEAFKNKD; encoded by the coding sequence ATGTTTTTAAAATTCCTCAGGTTAGAAATCAAGAGTTTTTTTCGTGGTACTTCCGTTGGGATTAACATGGCAATGAAGATCCTTCGTTTTATGGGGATTCTTTATTTTATGGCATGTTTAGCAGGTGGAGCATTCGCAGCTTTCTTTTATGTACAGGAAGAGCTTCATCAGGATCCCTTAAAAATAGTTTCAAGATTTTTAATTATAGGATGGATTATCGACCTTGCTGCCAAATACATCTGGCAAGAAATGCCTACTCAGAACATCAAGCCCTTTCTTACCCTGAATATTTCAAAGAAAACATTGGTTAATTATATGCTGGTAAAGACATTTCTGTCTGCATTCAGCTGGTTTAATTCTCTTTTCCTGATTACCTTTTCTTTGATCGCTTTATTCAATGGATACGGGTTTTTAGAAATTTTTGGGTGGTTCATAGGAGTCTCTTCTCTTTTTTACCTAAATAATTTTATTAATATATTTTTCAATGATAAAGAAAAGGTTGCCATCGCAGTAGCGATTGTCTTTGGAGCTTTTGCTTTGTTGAACTATTACCAGATTATTCCTGTTTTATCTTATTCAGAAACGGTGTTTTATAGCTTTTATGAAAAACCGTATTATGCAGTAATCGCCTTTGTTTTGTTTCTAGTATTGTGGTGGTTATGCTTTAATCATATCCGTAGGGAATTTTATCTTGATCAGGGACTTGAAGCTAAAAAAACGATTGGTAAAACAGAAAATATCGCCTTTTTGAATAAGTATGGCGTATTAGGAACTTTTATCAATAATGACGTAAAAATGCTCAGACGAAATAAGGTAACAAAAGGTATTTTATTGGGAAGTTTCTTTTTTGTTTTTTATGGTCTTCTGATGCTGGTCTCTCCGGTATATAAGACTCCGGCTATGATGATGTTTATGGGATTGTTTGTAACTGGAGGCTTTCAATTTTTATTTGGACAGAGAGTTCCTGCATTCGACAGTTCTTATTATCCGTTGATGATGACCTTAAATGTGCCCTATAAAGAATATCTTAAAGCCAAATGGTGGCTCATGAATATTATAACCTCTCTGTCAATGGTGCTTGCAGCATTTTATGTGTATTTCGGATGGGAAATATATATCACTTTTTTAGCGGCAGGCCTATATAATATGGGAGTTAACTCACAATTTACATTATGGTCAGGAGCGTTTAATAAAACGCAGATCGATCTTAATTCAAAGGAAAAAAGAATCGGCCAAAAAAATAGTTTTAATTTAAAAGCAATGTTATTGCTGATACCTAAAATGTTGTTGCCCATGGCTGTTTTTGCTATCTCTAAATATTCTTTCGGGATCACAGGAGGCGTAATCAGCATTGCAGTTTTAGGCGTGATTGGCTTCTTGTTCAGAGAAAAGATCTTTGATATCATTGTGAGGCACTATAAAAGAGAAAAATACAGTACACTAGAGGCATTTAAAAATAAAGATTAA
- a CDS encoding DNA repair protein RecN, whose product MLSKIFIKNFALIDTLEVSLHNGLQVITGETGAGKSIILGALRLILGERADLKSISKTEEKSIVETEFSLDNQFKKFFIENDLDYEHQTIIRREILPSGKSRAFINDVPVTLDVLKELSSQLIDIHSQFETSNLFTSEYQFKIIDGLSENKQLISDYQYEFLEFQSLKAQLKKLQIQLSENNKESDYKLFLLNELEDLKLDDIDYEELQSQLSIQENAEMISDNLVQILLRFHQEEIGILSFFNEAKNKLSKIADISHTFSELDRRLDESFVEIKDIISELENESEKIEINPENLALLSELNNKLNALLLKHNVADVSELKEIRDQLAGEQKGASELEGLISEIKEDILKKEKSLLSLSEKLSKNRKKSIPVFIKKAEELLKKLGLEKAKVDIELETVPDFNAFGKENIQLLFQANSGFPLRPIQTAISGGERSRVMLAVKKIIAESDDLPTLILDEIDTGVSGKVAEEIGNLMREMSKDMQLIVISHLAQVAAKGNNNYKVVKQDVAGRTQSTIIPLNEDEKLNEIAQLLSGSKITEAALAQAKELIG is encoded by the coding sequence ATGCTTTCGAAAATCTTTATTAAAAACTTTGCTTTAATCGATACTCTTGAAGTTTCTTTGCACAACGGATTGCAGGTGATTACCGGTGAAACGGGTGCTGGGAAATCGATCATACTGGGTGCTTTGAGGCTTATTTTAGGAGAAAGAGCAGATCTGAAATCTATTTCTAAAACAGAAGAAAAAAGTATTGTAGAAACCGAATTTTCTCTGGATAACCAGTTTAAAAAATTCTTTATAGAGAACGATCTGGATTATGAGCATCAGACCATTATCAGAAGAGAAATCCTGCCATCCGGAAAGTCGAGGGCTTTCATTAATGATGTTCCTGTGACTTTGGATGTTTTAAAAGAACTTTCTTCCCAGCTGATTGATATTCATTCCCAATTTGAAACTTCCAATCTATTTACCTCGGAATATCAGTTTAAAATCATAGATGGACTTTCTGAAAACAAACAGCTGATTTCAGATTATCAATACGAGTTTTTAGAATTTCAAAGCTTAAAAGCACAACTTAAAAAACTGCAAATTCAGCTTTCTGAAAACAACAAAGAAAGTGATTACAAATTATTTTTACTGAATGAGCTGGAAGATCTGAAACTGGATGATATTGATTATGAAGAATTACAAAGCCAGCTTTCGATTCAGGAAAATGCGGAAATGATTTCTGATAATCTTGTTCAGATTTTATTAAGATTTCATCAGGAAGAAATAGGGATTTTATCCTTTTTTAATGAAGCTAAAAATAAGCTTTCAAAAATTGCAGATATTTCGCATACCTTTTCTGAACTCGATAGAAGGCTTGATGAATCATTCGTGGAAATAAAAGATATCATCTCGGAGCTTGAAAATGAATCTGAAAAAATTGAAATCAATCCTGAAAATCTGGCATTGCTTTCTGAACTTAACAATAAGCTGAATGCATTGCTTTTAAAGCACAATGTTGCAGATGTAAGCGAATTGAAAGAAATCAGGGATCAGCTTGCAGGTGAACAAAAAGGAGCGTCCGAACTGGAAGGACTAATCAGTGAAATTAAGGAAGATATATTAAAGAAAGAAAAATCGCTTCTATCCCTTTCTGAAAAACTTTCCAAGAACAGGAAAAAAAGTATTCCTGTATTTATCAAAAAAGCAGAAGAGCTTTTAAAGAAATTAGGACTTGAAAAAGCAAAAGTAGATATAGAGCTAGAGACAGTACCGGATTTTAATGCTTTTGGTAAAGAAAATATCCAGCTTTTATTTCAGGCTAATTCAGGATTTCCTTTACGTCCTATTCAGACGGCTATTTCCGGAGGGGAAAGATCAAGAGTAATGCTTGCTGTAAAAAAGATTATTGCCGAAAGTGATGATCTTCCTACGCTTATCCTAGATGAGATCGATACCGGAGTTTCTGGAAAAGTTGCTGAAGAGATAGGAAATCTGATGCGGGAAATGTCAAAAGACATGCAGCTCATTGTGATTTCTCATTTGGCACAAGTAGCAGCCAAAGGAAATAATAATTACAAAGTGGTAAAGCAGGATGTTGCAGGAAGGACACAATCTACAATTATCCCGTTAAATGAAGATGAAAAGCTAAATGAAATTGCCCAATTGCTTTCTGGAAGTAAGATTACCGAAGCGGCTTTAGCACAGGCCAAAGAGCTTATAGGCTGA
- a CDS encoding DUF4835 family protein gives MKKLIGLFLLLFIYNVSFSQELLSTVQVNSQQLGGSNQQAFKTLEKSLKDFINNTSWTGKKLQNFEKIKSNFAIVLTSKDGNKYGGNIVVQAVRPVYNSNYESPLINLQDTNFEFEYVENENLIFNERQFSGKNLIDVISFYVYLVLGYDADSFQSMGGTQWFAKAQQIAQNAQNRGYKGWAQIGSEGPRTRGVLISQLTGPNLSQLRSIYYTYHRAGLDNLYNQDQTQPKKIIYDALMQLKTYENSFQQNYALNLFLEVKNDEIFNIFNSNNNGGIVLNDLKQMMMVFAPKFNDKWNKWK, from the coding sequence ATGAAAAAACTAATAGGTTTATTTTTACTGCTCTTCATATATAACGTCAGCTTTTCTCAGGAATTACTGTCTACCGTGCAGGTAAATTCTCAACAGTTGGGAGGAAGTAATCAGCAGGCGTTTAAAACGTTGGAAAAAAGTCTTAAAGATTTTATTAATAATACCAGCTGGACGGGAAAAAAGCTTCAGAATTTTGAAAAAATAAAATCCAATTTTGCGATTGTATTAACTTCCAAAGATGGAAACAAATATGGGGGAAATATTGTTGTTCAGGCAGTTCGTCCCGTTTATAATTCGAATTATGAATCTCCGCTCATCAACTTGCAGGATACCAATTTCGAATTTGAATATGTTGAAAATGAAAACCTGATATTCAACGAAAGGCAATTCTCGGGTAAAAATCTTATTGACGTCATCAGTTTCTATGTATATCTTGTTTTAGGTTATGATGCCGATAGCTTTCAATCAATGGGAGGGACACAGTGGTTTGCAAAAGCACAACAAATCGCGCAGAATGCACAAAACAGAGGATACAAAGGCTGGGCACAGATCGGAAGTGAGGGGCCAAGAACCAGAGGTGTCCTGATCAGTCAGCTAACAGGTCCTAACTTAAGTCAGTTGCGCTCCATATACTATACTTATCACAGAGCCGGATTAGATAACTTATACAACCAGGATCAGACACAGCCTAAGAAAATTATATACGATGCACTGATGCAATTGAAAACGTATGAAAATAGTTTCCAGCAGAATTATGCATTGAATCTTTTCCTTGAAGTAAAGAATGATGAAATTTTTAATATTTTCAACTCTAACAACAACGGAGGAATAGTTTTAAATGATCTTAAGCAGATGATGATGGTTTTTGCTCCTAAGTTTAATGATAAATGGAATAAGTGGAAATAA